The DNA sequence GAAAATATGTTGCCTCTTTGATGCCACAAACTTCTCTATGCAATGCTACCAGCAATGGATTTTCTTCTCAAGCACTAGAGAAGTCTTCTGTATTATTCTCATAATCTTTTCCAACCATCAGCATTTTCATCTAGTACTTGAGAAGTCAACATGAAGATTCTcaaatttaaagaaggaagaattaaCAAATCACCTAAAAACATACAACAAGAATGCAACttggataaaaatattaaaactagaACACATAAAATATAGCAACAATAATGTAGTGCTTATAGATTGCATGTGTCATCAATATGGTAAAAGTTATACCCAAGATATATGCAAAGCTGAAAGAAAAATTGGATACAAAAATCAAACTTGCAACTGCAACCACATTGGTTTGTTgtataataaacatattaaaatgCTGTAAAAATTAAAGCATGGTTGTAAATTTCTTACTTAACTTAGGCGCTTGCACTCGTATTTGAAGATCTTAAATGTATGATGCTTGTATGAAAATATGTTGCCTCTTTGATGCCACAAACTGCTCTATGCAACGCTATCAACAATGGATCTTCTTGTCAAGCACTAAAGAAGTTTTCCGTATTACTCTCATAGTCTTTTCCAACCATTAGCATTATCATCTTATGAAACTAAATTGGGCAAAGGGCACAGTGTTTGCTTCAGGTTTTGGTGGTTTGGGAGTCTCAAAGATATTCCAGAACTTGAGTGTCTCATCTTCTGctgcagaagctactacacctCCCAATGGGCTCCCAGCCAAGTAAAGAACACGAGATGAATGACCAAAAAGCTCAGCTTTTCTCATCATGGATGTGTAATTCCACAGGGTGAGTTGATTGTTTGGAAACCCATGGGAGGTCAACAATTCAGATTTGTTCTTGTCCCACAACAACGCACAAACTTCAGAGCCGGTATCAATCGAGTTCAAGCAAACACCATTAACAGCATTCCAAAACTTAATGCAATGATCATTGCGTcctccaccagaagccagcaGATTGCTCCTGGTAGGGCACCAATCAAGGGCCCTCACAGTGGAAGTGTGGTTGCTGATCTTGTGAAGCAATTGATGTTGGCGCGGATGGTGATTTGCAACAGCCATGCGGGTGTCCCATATGTGCACAAGTTTGTCCTTCCCTCCGCTTGCCAGATACCGCCCAAACAACTCggaccatttaagactacaaactTCTAGTCGATGCCCTCTATAGTCACAGATGGCCCGGTCATCTTTTCTAATGTCATAATCAACAATACTACCATCGGATCTCCCAACCGTCAAGATTGCATTACTTCTCCACGCAAGTGAACAAACAAAGGAGTGGCTGTCACCTTGGATCCCAACCAACACACGTCTTGTTGCTGCATCAACCAGATCTAAATCTGAATTGCCT is a window from the Musa acuminata AAA Group cultivar baxijiao chromosome BXJ2-1, Cavendish_Baxijiao_AAA, whole genome shotgun sequence genome containing:
- the LOC135586996 gene encoding cell division cycle 20.2, cofactor of APC complex-like, encoding MASSRSRRVEYDRFIPFRSAMNMDFARCALTMPSRPQRDGSIESPSSVAYQKLLLQCIFKNRSRIFAFKSAPESPADKVSQFDEDNRPHKKQQRRIPKDADRVLAAYDILDDDRLNLLDWGSNNVLAIGLNDKVCLWNAANKSSTEFSRALEDNSPVTSISWSPDGKVLAVALGNSDLDLVDAATRRVLVGIQGDSHSFVCSLAWRSNAILTVGRSDGSIVDYDIRKDDRAICDYRGHRLEVCSLKWSELFGRYLASGGKDKLVHIWDTRMAVANHHPRQHQLLHKISNHTSTVRALDWCPTRSNLLASGGGRNDHCIKFWNAVNGVCLNSIDTGSEVCALLWDKNKSELLTSHGFPNNQLTLWNYTSMMRKAELFGHSSRVLYLAGSPLGGVVASAAEDETLKFWNIFETPKPPKPEANTVPFAQFSFIR